One genomic region from Torulaspora delbrueckii CBS 1146 chromosome 4, complete genome encodes:
- the CYB2 gene encoding L-lactate dehydrogenase (cytochrome) (similar to Saccharomyces cerevisiae CYB2 (YML054C); ancestral locus Anc_4.304) yields MFARSTRTVAQVVRKAPSRSLLARRGISGLHIQRNGLPKNRHFITGAVALASLSTLLWISDRPTIDNGTVKDSTKKSIDPKEVEKHNAPDDCWVVIDGYVYDLSDFIPSHPGGPAVIRANAGKDVSAIFDPLHAPDVIEKYIAPEKRLGPLEGQMREELICPPFAPGDSVDEMAEKQQLRAELPPLEHISNIYDFEYLASQILSKQAWAYYSSGSDDEVTMRENHSAYHRIFFKPKVLVDVANVDTSTEFLGLPVDVPFYVSATALCKLGNPKEGEKDIARGCGSGPKKVVQMISTLASCSLKEIIEAAPSKDQIQWFQLYVNSDRKACDELLAEAEKLGAKAIFVTVDAPSLGNREKDAKVKFSADKSGPEAMERTKERKQKAKEVEEQGASRALSKFIDPSLSWNDVVEMKKKTKLPIVIKGVQRAEDVLKAAELGIDGVVLSNHGGRQLDFSRSPVEVLAEVAPMIKEKNLDKDFQIFVDGGIRRGTDILKALCLGAKGVGLGRPFLYANSTYGKEGVEKLIERLSFELEMDMRLLGVNSVKELGPELLDLTALKSRSVEVPKDYLYNQAYKKASFTDFET; encoded by the coding sequence ATGTTTGCAAGGTCCACTAGAACCGTCGCACAGGTGGTGAGAAAAGCACCTTCTAGATCACTCTTGGCTCGCCGAGGAATTTCTGGTTTACATATCCAACGGAATGGTCTACCAAAAAATAGGCATTTTATAACTGGCGCAGTGGCTCTTGCAAGTTTGAGTACTCTTTTATGGATATCCGATAGACCTACTATCGATAATGGTACTGTGAAGGACAGTAccaagaaatcaattgatcctAAAGAGGTTGAAAAACATAACGCACCGGATGATTGCTGGGTGGTCATTGACGGCTACGTATACGACCTTTCAGATTTCATTCCATCGCATCCTGGTGGTCCTGCAGTCATTCGAGCTAATGCTGGGAAGGACGTTAGCGCCATCTTTGATCCACTTCATGCACCTGATGTCATTGAGAAATACATAGCACCAGAAAAGAGGCTAGGGCCCTTGGAAGGTCAAATGCGTGAAGAGTTGATCTGTCCACCATTTGCTCCGGGAGATTCAGTCGACGAAATGGCTGAGAAACAGCAATTGAGAGCTGAGCTACCACCTTTGGAGCATATTAGTAACATTTACGATTTTGAGTACTTGGCATCACAGATCTTGTCGAAACAAGCTTGGGCATATTACTCTTCTGgttctgatgatgaggtCACCATGAGGGAGAATCATTCTGCATATCATCGTATTTTCTTTAAACCAAAGGTACTAGTGGATGTCGCTAACGTCGATACATCTACTGAATTCTTGGGTTTACCTGTAGACGTGCCATTCTACGTGTCTGCTACTGCTTTGTGTAAACTGGGAAACCCCAAGGAAGGTGAAAAGGATATTGCTCGTGGTTGTGGTTCAGGCCCAAAGAAAGTGGTTCAAATGATCTCTACATtagcttcttgttctttgaaagagatcaTAGAGGCTGCCCCATCAAAAgaccaaattcaatggtTTCAACTTTATGTTAATAGCGATCGTAAAGCTTGTGATGAGCTATTAGCAGAAGCAGAGAAGCTTGGTGCCAAGGCTATCTTTGTCACCGTGGATGCTCCATCTCTAGGGAACAGAGAAAAGGATGCAAAGGTAAAGTTTTCTGCTGACAAGTCGGGACCTGAAGCGATGGAACGTACTAAAGAGCGCAAGCAAAAGGCTAAGGAAGTAGAGGAGCAAGGTGCTTCTAGAGCTTTGTCCAAATTTATCGATCCATCCTTATCGTGGAATGATGTGGTtgagatgaagaagaagactaAACTACCAATTGTCATTAAGGGAGTTCAAAGGGCTGAAGACGTTCTTAAAGCCGCAGAGCTTGGTATCGATGGTGTAGTGCTCTCTAACCATGGGGGGAGACAACTCGATTTCTCTAGGTCCCCAGTGGAAGTCTTGGCCGAAGTTGCACCAATGATtaaagagaagaacttggaCAAggatttccaaatttttgttGATGGGGGTATACGCCGTGGTACAGATATTTTGAAAGCCTTGTGCTTGGGAGCTAAAGGTGTAGGCCTGGGCAGACCTTTCCTGTATGCAAACTCGACTTACGGGAAAGAAGGTGTCGAAAAGTTGATCGAGAGATTGAGCTTTGAACTAGAGATGGACATGAGACTCTTGGGTGTCAATTCTGTCAAGGAACTTGGTCCAGAGCTTCTCGATCTCACAGCACTAAAATCTAGAAGCGTCGAAGTTCCTAAGGACTACCTTTACAACCAAGCATATAAGAAGGCATCCTTCACTGATTTTGAAACCTGA